The Paludibacter jiangxiensis DNA segment TGTAAAACGTTTTTATTGTAATCAAAATGATATTTATATGCGGAAAATATTGTACATTTGTGTCGGTTTTATTACTGCCGATATAAATAATCAATAAACGAACTATAATATGTGTGGATTTGTAGGAATATTCGACCTGAAGGTAAAAGCAGAAGATTTGCGTTCTCAGGTGCTTAAGATGTCAAAGAAAATTCGTCATCGCGGACCCGATTGGTCAGGGATTTATTGTGGAGAGAAGGCAATTTTGTCACATGAACGGCTTTCGATTGTGGATGTTGCTTCGGGTAAACAGCCATTGTTCAGTAAAGATGGGAATCTGATTCTTGCTGTGAATGGCGAAATATATAACCATCAGGAAATTCGTGAACGTTATGCTGGTAAATATGAGTTTCAGACTAAATCTGACTGCGAAGTAATCCTTGCATTGTATCGCGATAAAGGTCCTGCTTTTTTGGAAGATCTGAGCGGTATTTTTGCTTTTTGTCTTTATGATAAAGAAAAAGACATCTTCATGGTTGGTCGTGATCATGTCGGAATTATTCCTTTGTATATGGGCTGGGATAAGCAGGGTAATTTCTATGTGGCCTCAGAATTGAAGTCTTTGGAAGGATATTGCAATATTATTCAGGAATTTATGCCGGGTCACTATCTCTACAGTCCTGATGGAGAAGTGAAGAAATGGTATGTGCGCGACTGGATGGAATATGATAATGTGAAGGATAACACAACGAGCATTAATGAGTTGCGTACTGCACTTGAAGATGCTGTTCGTCGTCAGTTGATGTCCGATGTTCCTTATGGAGTTCTGTTGTCCGGTGGGCTTGATTCCTCCATTATTTCTGCTGTTGCCAAAAAATTTGCATCAAAAAGAGTGGAAGACGGAAGTACTCAGGATGCATGGTGGCCTCAGTTGCATTCATTTGCAGTAGGGCTCGAAGGTTCTCCAGATTTGGTGGCAGCCCGCAAAGTGGCCGATTATATCGGTTCTGTTCACCACGAAATCCACTTCACGATTGAAGAAGGTCTCGATGCGGTCAGTGATGTGATCTATCATCTTGAAACTTATGATGTAACTACAGTACGTGCTTCAACTCCAATGTATCTGATGGCTCGCGTTATTAAGTCGATGGGAGTGAAGATGGTGCTTTCGGGAGAAGGAGCTGATGAAATATTCGGGGGTTACCTTTATTTTCATAAAGCACCGAATGCTAAAGAATTTCATGAAGAAACAGTTCGTAAACTCGACAAACTGCATCTCTATGATTGTTTGCGTGCTAATAAATCGTTGGCAGCATGGGGTGTTGAAGGTCGTGTTCCTTTCCTAGACAAAGAATTTATGGATGTTGCCATGCGCCTGAATCCTAAAGATAAAATGGCTGGCGAAGGTAAAATGGAGAAATGGGTACTTCGCAAAGCTTTTGAAGATTACTTGCCCGAATCTGTTACATGGCGTCAGAAAGAGCAATTTTCGGATGGTGTGGGCTATAGTTGGATTGATACGCTGAAAGCCCGTGCTAACGCTAAGATATCTGATCAGGAATTGGCGAATGCTAAATATCGTTTCCCGATTAATCCTCCTAAAACAAAAGAAGAATACCTGTACCGTACAATTTTCACAGAACATTTCCCCTCGGATTCGGCTGCGGCTACGGTACCATCTGATCCTTCGGTTGCATGTAGTACTCCTATTGCTTTGGAGTGGGACGAAAGCTTCAAAAAGAATGCAGATCCATCAGGGCGTTCGGTACTGTCGGTTCACAATGATGCAAAGGAGAATTGATAAACAGATTCTCTCTTTAAAACGAATAATGCCTCTCAATTGGGAGGCATTATTCGTTTTAAAGAGTGGTGCGCTATGTGGCAAAATGTTTTGAAGTGCAGTTTGGGAAAAGCTGATGGAGTGAATATAAATAAAAAAGCAGACACATCATGCATCTGCTTTTTATATTTTATCGTTGAGTAATTGAATTTTGATCTATTAATTCTACTTTACATTTGATTTGTTTTCCGGAACCTTCTTCGGTTAGTAATACTTCCGGTGCTGTATCTTTTTGAGGATCTTTCGTCTTGAAAGCGATTTTGTATTTCTTTTCTTTGTCAGCCTGGAACTTTACCAGATAATGTTTGTGATAGTCAGGGATGATTTTACAAGCGCCGGTTTGAAGCTCAACTGTGGGTTTGTTATTGAGAGTGGCGTCCCATCCTTTATAATGTCTGATTTCGACTATGCGTTCTCCGGCTTTAACTTTGACTGCTTTGGGCCATCCTTTGTAAAAACTGCCGACAGTCTGAGAGTCTACTTTTACAAGTAGTGCGGCTTCTAAATAACTCTTTCCCTGGATGTTAACTTTGTCTTTTTCTCCTTTAATCTCAAACATTTCAGTGGCTGAAACTTTGTCCCCGCAATAAGCTTTCGGAGTTATGCAATTTGAAAATAAAGGCACTGATAAACAGGCTAAAAACAATAGATTAATTGTTTTAATACGCATACACTAATGCTGATTATTTATGTAAAGTTTCGGGGTATGTCCGTAACAATACCCTCCTTAGATTTGGTAGTGCAAAATTCGGTTTTTTTGTCGATATCCGCAATATGATGTTGAACTGTAGAAGTTAATAATTAATATTTAATTTACAAATAAATGGATAATTGATTATTTCACAATGCTAAATTAAAGTTAAAATACTGGCTGTGATGCAGGTTGTGGGTATGTTTCTTTTTTTGTATTTTTGGTAGTTCAAATGAGGTATTTCTATATTGTTCAAAATCAAGAATAAAAGACTATGGGTATTTTTAATTTTTTCTCAAAGGAAAAGCAGGAAACGCTGGATAAAGGATTGGAAAAGACCAAAAACAGCGTGTTCTCTAAACTTTCGCGCGCAATTGCCGGCAAATCGAAAGTGGATGACGAAGTGCTTGATAACCTAGAGGAAGTACTTGTTACGTCAGACGTTGGGATTGAAACTACGCTTCGTATTATTAAGAGGATTGAAGAAAGAGTTTCTCGCGATAAATACATGGGGACGTCCGAGCTGAATGCTATTCTGAAAGAAGAAGTTGCAGCTTTATTGGCTCAAAATAATACCGGAGAAATGCTCGATTTCTCGAATCCATCCGACAAAAAACCTTATGTTATTATGGTGGTTGGCGTTAATGGAGTCGGTAAAACAACAACGATAGGTAAGCTTGCATATCAGTTTAAGAAAGCCGGTAAAAGTGTTTATCTTGGAGCTGCTGATACATTTAGAGCTGCTGCGGTGGAGCAACTTGTGATTTGGGGTGAAAGAGTGGGGGTTCCTGTTGTGAAACAACAAATGGGCTCGGATCCGGCATCCGTAGCGTTTGATACGCTAAGTTCTGCAAAAGCCAATGATGCTGATGTTATTATTATTGATACTGCGGGCCGTTTGCATAACAAAGTGAACCTGATGAATGAACTTACGAAAATCAAAAATGTGATGCAAAAGGTGATTCCTGATGCACCGCATGAAGTTCTTTTGGTTTTGGATGGTTCTACCGGACAAAATGCTTTTGAACAGGCACGTCAGTTTACCAAGGCTACAGAAGTGACCGCGCTTGCAATTACAAAACTCGATGGAACAGCAAAGGGTGGAGTTGTAATTGGAATCTCAGATCAATTTAAAATTCCGGTACATTATATAGGTCTTGGTGAAGGGATGGAAGATCTTCAGGTATTTGCCAAGGATGAGTTTGTGGAATCATTATTCAAATAACATTTCGTATAGTTCCTAAATTTATTTACAAGATCATGAAACGTATTGTTGCTTCGGTAATGTTATTGTGCGCGATTGTTTTGCTTGCACAATCCCAAAACAAACAAATTTTACCATTGTGGCCGAATGGAGCGAAAGAAAGCAATGGTATTACGACTCCTGAAAAAACGGAAAACCAACATCGAATTATAAATATATCAGAAGCTTCTATAACGGTTCAGTTGCCGGCTGCGTCAAAGGCTACGGGGGCCGCTGTGGTAATCTGCCCTGGGGGTGGTTATATCGCAGAAGCGGCTTTTCATGAAGGATATCAGTTTGCTGATTGGCTCAATGAACATGGAATTGCCGGAATCGTATTAAAATATCGCTTACCAAACGGACACTCCGATATTCCTTTAACCGATGCAAAGCGTGCAATGCGTCTCGTTAGAGCTCATACCAATGAATGGAATATTGATCCGAAGAAAATTGCTATTGCAGGGTTTTCTGCCGGAGGCCATTTGGCATCGACTCTGGGTACTCATTTTGATGATGGTGATGCCAAGGCGTCTGATGCGGTTGAGCGTTTCTCCTCGCGACCTGATTTAATGCTTCTTTTCTATCCGGTTGTGTCCATGAAGAAAAATGTAACTCATGCCGGATCAAGATCGAATCTTTTAGGACAGAATCCGCCCTCAGAGCTTGAAGATCTGTATTCGAACGAGTTACAGGTCAAAGCAAATACACCGCCAACGATTCTGTTTCTTAGCGATGATGATGGTGCAGTTCCTCCGGTAAATAGCATTCAGTTCTATAATGCTTTGAAGGAGAAGAAAATCCCTTCATCCATGGCGATATTTCCAACCGGAGGCCATGGCTGGGGAATGAGAACGAATGTCTCTTTCTGGCAAATTTGGAGAGAAATGCTTGCCGATTGGTTTGTCAAATATCAGTTTGTAAAGCAATAATTAAAAAGAATAGTATTACAGAGAGAATCATACTTTACGAGTAAAGCAATGTTTCTCTCTTTTTTTAATAGTTGTTTTTTGAAAATTAAATGATTATAGATATGAGAAAGTTTATTTTTATAGCAGTGTTAAGTTTATGTGCTGCCAGCTTATTTGCCCAGCAGGAACCTATGGCAAAGGCAGCTCTTGAGAAAGCCGTTGGCATGATGAAAAGTTCACCGGTTAAAATAGTTTTTGCAACTACGATTGAATCAGCTTCAAGCAAAAAGAAAAATAATGTATCGGGAACGTTAGTTGTGATGGGGAATAAATTTCATCTGACAATGAATGGAACGGAAGCCTATTTTGATGGTAAAACACAATGGGTGTATGTGCCGGAGAGCAATGAGGTGACAATTTCTATCATTTCGGCACGGGATCAGAAGCAAATGAACCCACTTTCGGTATTGTCGCAATACAGTGGAAAGGATACGAAAATCATGTATAGCCGTGAAGCCAGCACTTCCGCCAATCAGGTTGCGATTGATCTGTTTCCTACTTCAAAATCAGCTAACGAGTTTCGTATTCTTGTAAAACTTGATAAGCGTTCAAATGCGCCTCAAATGCTACAGCTTTTTGGTCGCGATGGATCAAAAACAACTGTAACCATTAAATCTTTTCAGAAAATATCCACTGATAACAAGAGTTTTACGTTTGATGTGAAAGCACATCCCAAAGTAAGTGTGAACGATTTGCGCTAATCGTTCTTTTTTACTTTCTTTTTGTATATTTTTCATGCAGTGCAAACGTTTGCTTTGATATATTATCAAAAACAAACGTTTGCAATCTTATCTGAAAATTTGTTGCCCTACATTTGTCACTGAATTTATCTCTGTGCAGTCGATGTGCTTATGATAAATTAGTTTAAGTGTTAACAATAAATCTTTTTATGCATGAAGAATTTGAATGTTCTTTCTACGCTTCCCACGCGTAGATGGTGGACGATCCTCCTTGCGCTTCTCTTTGCAATGAGTATTTCCGCTCAAACAATTTCTGTGAAAGGCGTTGTGAAAGATGCCAAATCAGGAGAAACAATTGTCGGTGCTAATGTTATAGTTAAAGGCACCACTACGGGAACGGTTACCGATGTTAACGGTAATTTCTCACTCAATGCTCCTTCCAATGCAACTTTAGTCGTAAAATATGTCGGCTATCAGGATGCAGAATTACCCGTTGCGGGAAAATCCAATTTAGTTATTAATTTACAGGAAAGCTCGATTGCTTTATCAGAAGTAGTTGCTATCGGTTATGGTCAGGTAAAGAAAAACGACCTGACAGGTTCGGTTGTGGCTGTCAGCACAGACAAGATGAATAAAGGGTTGGCTACTTCTTTTACAGATATCTTGTCGGGTAAAATGGCCGGGGTGAACATCTCTACATCGGGCGGAGCTCCGGGAGCCGGTGCAACTATCCGTATTCGTGGTGGGTCATCCATGAGCGCAAGTAACGATCCGTTAATTGTAGTTGATAACGTGCCTATTGAAGGATCCGGCGTGAACGGTATGTCAAATCCCCTTTCCGGTATCAATCCGCAGGATATTGAAACATTTACGGTGTTGAAGGATGCTTCTGCAACTGCTATTTATGGGTCAAGAGCTTCGAATGGTGTTATTCTTATAACTACCAAAAAAGGCTCTTTGAAGCAGAAATTTGCAGTGTCTTATGATGGAAGTGCTTCTGTAAGTACAATAGCAAAGAAAGTAGATGTTTTATCTGCAGATGAATTCAGAACGTTTGTTCGTGACTATTGGGCAGGTTCACCTTCAGTTCCGGCTCTTCTTGGTAATTTTAATACCAACTGGCAGGATTTAATTTACAAAACAGCTTGGGGACATGACCACAACTTAAGTATTGCTGGTGCAGCCGGCAAACTTCCATACCGTGTTTCTGTCGGATATACCAATCAGGATGGTATTCTGAAAACGTCTAATTACTCACGTACTACAGCATCTTTAAGTTTGAATCCAACTCTGTTGAACGATCATTTGAAAGTTAATGCGAATGTAAAGGGTTCTTATTCAACTAACCGTTTTGCCGATACAGGCGCTATTGGTGCTGCGTTAGAATTTGATCCTACACAACAAATTTACTCTGCAAGCAAGTATGGCAACAATTATTTCATGTGGCTGAAAACAGACGGTACACCACAATCTTTGGGAACAGCCAATCCACTTTCGGTTCTGACAGAGAAAAGAGATGTTTCTTACGTTTATCAAAGTATCGGTAATCTTCAACTCGATTATAAATTTCACGCTATTCCTGAACTGAGAGCCAATTTGAACCTTGCTTATGACATCTCTAAATCGGATGGTTCTACAACAATAAATGCAAATTCACCGATATCATACGTTTGGGGGTCAAAGAAGAATGGTGCAGGTTCGTATGCTCCATACTATCAGAAAAAAACCAATACTTTGCTTGATTTCTATCTGGACTATGCCAAAACATTCGGCGTTCACTCTATCGACCTGATGGGTGGTTACTCCTGGCAGCACTTCTTTAATACAAGCTGGTCATCAACAGTATATACTGATAATGTAGCCAATGTTCCCCGTGTTGATTATCCTACAGCATATCAATTGGTATCGTTCTTTGGACGTTTCAATTATACATTGATGGACAGATATCTATTGACCTTTACGCTGCGTGATGACGGAACTTCACGTTTCAGCAAAGACAATCGCTGGGGTCTTTTCCCATCAGTGGCTTTAGCATGGAAAATGAAAGAAGAATCGTTCCTTAAAGATGTTAACTGGTTAAGCGATTTGAAATTGAGATTGGGTTATGGTCAAACCGGTCAGCAAAACCTGAATATCAGCAACGACTATCCTTATATTCCAACTTACAATTTAAGTACATACAATGATGCTCAGTACCTGTTTGGAAGTCAATGGTATCACTTGCTGCGTCCTTCTTATTTCAACACAAGTTTGAAATGGGAAAGCACAACAACATACAATGCCGGAATTGATCTGGGCTTCTTAAACAATAGAATTACAGCAAGCGTTGATGTATATAAAAGAGTAACCGATAACATGATAAATGTTATTCCGGTAGCTGCAGGTACTAACTTCATCAATGAAATGGTAACCAATATTGGTAGCATGGAAAATAAAGGTGTTGAGTTTACAATTACAGGAAAGCCAGTTGTATCACGCCATTTTACATGGGATCTGAGCTATAATCTTGGTTATAATAAAAATGAAATTACAAAACTGACCAGTTCGCCTGATGCCTCTTATGGAGTTCCTGGTGGTGATATCAGCGGTGGTACAGGAAATAAGATCTATATCCAGAAAGTAGGATATCCGGTCAACTCATATTATGTTTACAAACAGGTGTACGATACCAAAGGAAATCCGATTGAAGGAGCCTACAACAATAATGCAACATTGTACTGCGACCACAGTCCGGCTCCTGATGTAACAATGGGTCTGTCTTCCCGCATGAATTACAAACAATGGTATTTGAATTTCTCTATGCGCGCAAGCATTGGAAATTATAACTACAATAATGTTCAGTCGTCTAAAGAATTTAAAAACCAATCATTCACAACCGGTAGTTTGAAGAACCTATTGTCGACATCACTTGATACCAACTTCAAGAATGCTCAATACATCTCGGATTACTATATTCAGAATGCTTCATTTGCAAAAATGGACAATGTAACATTAGGTTATAATTTTGATAAGTTCTTAGCATCCAAATTGAGAGCAAGTGTATACGGAACCGTACAAAATGTATTTACCATTACTAAGTATAAAG contains these protein-coding regions:
- the asnB gene encoding asparagine synthase B; this encodes MCGFVGIFDLKVKAEDLRSQVLKMSKKIRHRGPDWSGIYCGEKAILSHERLSIVDVASGKQPLFSKDGNLILAVNGEIYNHQEIRERYAGKYEFQTKSDCEVILALYRDKGPAFLEDLSGIFAFCLYDKEKDIFMVGRDHVGIIPLYMGWDKQGNFYVASELKSLEGYCNIIQEFMPGHYLYSPDGEVKKWYVRDWMEYDNVKDNTTSINELRTALEDAVRRQLMSDVPYGVLLSGGLDSSIISAVAKKFASKRVEDGSTQDAWWPQLHSFAVGLEGSPDLVAARKVADYIGSVHHEIHFTIEEGLDAVSDVIYHLETYDVTTVRASTPMYLMARVIKSMGVKMVLSGEGADEIFGGYLYFHKAPNAKEFHEETVRKLDKLHLYDCLRANKSLAAWGVEGRVPFLDKEFMDVAMRLNPKDKMAGEGKMEKWVLRKAFEDYLPESVTWRQKEQFSDGVGYSWIDTLKARANAKISDQELANAKYRFPINPPKTKEEYLYRTIFTEHFPSDSAAATVPSDPSVACSTPIALEWDESFKKNADPSGRSVLSVHNDAKEN
- the ftsY gene encoding signal recognition particle-docking protein FtsY — translated: MGIFNFFSKEKQETLDKGLEKTKNSVFSKLSRAIAGKSKVDDEVLDNLEEVLVTSDVGIETTLRIIKRIEERVSRDKYMGTSELNAILKEEVAALLAQNNTGEMLDFSNPSDKKPYVIMVVGVNGVGKTTTIGKLAYQFKKAGKSVYLGAADTFRAAAVEQLVIWGERVGVPVVKQQMGSDPASVAFDTLSSAKANDADVIIIDTAGRLHNKVNLMNELTKIKNVMQKVIPDAPHEVLLVLDGSTGQNAFEQARQFTKATEVTALAITKLDGTAKGGVVIGISDQFKIPVHYIGLGEGMEDLQVFAKDEFVESLFK
- a CDS encoding alpha/beta hydrolase; amino-acid sequence: MKRIVASVMLLCAIVLLAQSQNKQILPLWPNGAKESNGITTPEKTENQHRIINISEASITVQLPAASKATGAAVVICPGGGYIAEAAFHEGYQFADWLNEHGIAGIVLKYRLPNGHSDIPLTDAKRAMRLVRAHTNEWNIDPKKIAIAGFSAGGHLASTLGTHFDDGDAKASDAVERFSSRPDLMLLFYPVVSMKKNVTHAGSRSNLLGQNPPSELEDLYSNELQVKANTPPTILFLSDDDGAVPPVNSIQFYNALKEKKIPSSMAIFPTGGHGWGMRTNVSFWQIWREMLADWFVKYQFVKQ
- a CDS encoding LolA family protein is translated as MRKFIFIAVLSLCAASLFAQQEPMAKAALEKAVGMMKSSPVKIVFATTIESASSKKKNNVSGTLVVMGNKFHLTMNGTEAYFDGKTQWVYVPESNEVTISIISARDQKQMNPLSVLSQYSGKDTKIMYSREASTSANQVAIDLFPTSKSANEFRILVKLDKRSNAPQMLQLFGRDGSKTTVTIKSFQKISTDNKSFTFDVKAHPKVSVNDLR
- a CDS encoding SusC/RagA family TonB-linked outer membrane protein, with protein sequence MKNLNVLSTLPTRRWWTILLALLFAMSISAQTISVKGVVKDAKSGETIVGANVIVKGTTTGTVTDVNGNFSLNAPSNATLVVKYVGYQDAELPVAGKSNLVINLQESSIALSEVVAIGYGQVKKNDLTGSVVAVSTDKMNKGLATSFTDILSGKMAGVNISTSGGAPGAGATIRIRGGSSMSASNDPLIVVDNVPIEGSGVNGMSNPLSGINPQDIETFTVLKDASATAIYGSRASNGVILITTKKGSLKQKFAVSYDGSASVSTIAKKVDVLSADEFRTFVRDYWAGSPSVPALLGNFNTNWQDLIYKTAWGHDHNLSIAGAAGKLPYRVSVGYTNQDGILKTSNYSRTTASLSLNPTLLNDHLKVNANVKGSYSTNRFADTGAIGAALEFDPTQQIYSASKYGNNYFMWLKTDGTPQSLGTANPLSVLTEKRDVSYVYQSIGNLQLDYKFHAIPELRANLNLAYDISKSDGSTTINANSPISYVWGSKKNGAGSYAPYYQKKTNTLLDFYLDYAKTFGVHSIDLMGGYSWQHFFNTSWSSTVYTDNVANVPRVDYPTAYQLVSFFGRFNYTLMDRYLLTFTLRDDGTSRFSKDNRWGLFPSVALAWKMKEESFLKDVNWLSDLKLRLGYGQTGQQNLNISNDYPYIPTYNLSTYNDAQYLFGSQWYHLLRPSYFNTSLKWESTTTYNAGIDLGFLNNRITASVDVYKRVTDNMINVIPVAAGTNFINEMVTNIGSMENKGVEFTITGKPVVSRHFTWDLSYNLGYNKNEITKLTSSPDASYGVPGGDISGGTGNKIYIQKVGYPVNSYYVYKQVYDTKGNPIEGAYNNNATLYCDHSPAPDVTMGLSSRMNYKQWYLNFSMRASIGNYNYNNVQSSKEFKNQSFTTGSLKNLLSTSLDTNFKNAQYISDYYIQNASFAKMDNVTLGYNFDKFLASKLRASVYGTVQNVFTITKYKGLDPEVSNGIDNNIYPRPRVFIMGLRVNF